The genomic DNA CGCGTCACCAGCGGCGACCGCTCGATGATCGCCTTTCCGAGCACCGGCCCCCATTCCTGGCGCGCCGTCGCCGCGAAGGTGCGCAACTGCGATTCCGCCACCGTGACCGACGCCTGATCGGTCAGGAGCGTGCCCTCGGCGGTCTCGATCTGCGCCACCGCCACCACGCCGGCGCCGAGGGTCCGCGCCCGGCGGGCGGCGCTGGCCGAGACCTCGACCCGGGCGCGGGCCGTCTGGAGCGCCGCCACGGCGCCGGCGTAGCTGTTGGTCAGCTCGGTGATGCGGGCGAGGTCGAGGACGCTGCCGTAGGCGGTCAATTCCTGGGGGTGCAGGACGGCGGGACGCGCCTCGGCGACGAGACCGATCCGGGCGCGCTCGGCCGGCGTCAGCCGGACCAGGGTCCGGCCGTCCTCGATGGCGGTGCGCGGCGCGGGAAGCTGCGCCGCCGCCGACAGGTTCTCTCGCCGCTCGGGAATCAGCGCCGCGACGCGCGCCCGTACCTCGGCGACGATCGGGCCGGCATCGGCCCGGAGGCGCGCGCCCGTCGGCGTGACCGCGAGACCGGCCGCAGCGAGCAGGACCCCTCCGATGAGCAGCAGCGCCCGGCGACCACGCACGTCGCTCTCCTCCCCCGAACCGATTGCCGAATCTACCCGGTTTCGGTGCCAAATACAGCCGAACTCGACCAGCTCAAACTGTCACGCTCGGTTCCGGTCGTGGG from Methylobacterium oryzae includes the following:
- a CDS encoding multidrug transporter, with amino-acid sequence MRGRRALLLIGGVLLAAAGLAVTPTGARLRADAGPIVAEVRARVAALIPERRENLSAAAQLPAPRTAIEDGRTLVRLTPAERARIGLVAEARPAVLHPQELTAYGSVLDLARITELTNSYAGAVAALQTARARVEVSASAARRARTLGAGVVAVAQIETAEGTLLTDQASVTVAESQLRTFAATARQEWGPVLGKAIIERSPLVTRLIERADFLMQVTLPPGETLPQAPKAAFAEVPPQSERVALRLVSPATRTDPRIQGQSFFYLVSGDSGLLPGTSTMAFLPAPRAVKGVLVPEDAVVHGEGGTWVYRGTGDGAFVRHPVRPDAPMSADAFVVEDLADGSEIVLRGAQALLSEEMKSRIRVVGDDDD